CCAACTATCGGTTCTTACGGCCGGTTCGCCGAGCCGCAATGTTACCAACCTTTCGACCAGGTGGTGCATGACGACTGACTGTTGTCGGTCGGCCGGGAGACTGATGAGAGCCTCCACCATGTGGATGTGAGCACGCATTCATTGCAGTACCACGTACGACAGGCCACTTTCGTGCCTTTGGCCGGGTATGATGCCAAACTGCGCCAGCCTTAAGGAATGGCTTCTCCGGACGCCCACCACCTGCAACAATACCAATGGTAGCTCTACATCGCGGACTAAAGGACTTCTGTCTACCACTAGGCAAACGGATTATTGCCTTAGTCTTGTCAATTGACACAATGGTTGCAGCAAGGCCGGAGGCTCGAACGAACTTTCCACCATCACCGGGGGATCCTTCGATATTGAAGATAGGAGTACCTTCAGGGATGTGTTCAAGCATCAATGTGTTGCCATTAGCAAGTGCGGCATCCATACCACACTCAATGGTCTGCCCAACTTGAACGCCTTCCGGTGCAACCATATAATGCAGCTTTGATTCCCCTTCATACTTGATCTCAGCAAGAGGCGCACCTCTGCCTGGCTCGTGATAGAGGGCAATGATCTTCCCGACATAGGTCTTTTCTGGAACCCACTTCGGATGTCGAACAGGAGCGATTCGTGTACGACTTCGATTACGCCACTGAGTCGTGCCTCGTCCCTTTCGCTGGACTAGAACTCGTCTACCCATTATTGCACCTCCTTAGAATATGCCAAGCTGGGTGGCGACATCTGCTGCACTGTATTCCGGTGCAAGTCGCACAAACGCCTTCTTCCGCCCATCAGGCAAAATCAGGGTATTCACTTTTTCCACAACAACATCATAGAGGGTCTCAACAGCCCACTTGATGGTATTCTTGTTGGCCCTTAGAGCGACATAGAAGGTGAGCTTATTGGCTGTGTCAACAGCATCAAGACTTGCCTCTGTGACAACGGGTCTGATTATTACTTCATTAGGATCTCGCATCACATCTCACCTCTTACAGGAACAAACGCTCCTTCTCCAATCGCTCAATGGCAGATTTTGTCCAGACAACAAGCCGACCCGGATGTGTACCTGGTGCGAGAAGCTCAGCATTCAGACTCTGCACCTCAACAACATCTACACCGGGGAGATTTCTTGCACCCAGACCAATACCGCGGTCTTCCCCGACCACAATCAGGAAGGACTTTGGTGTCTTCATCTTTCGGCCACGCATCTTACCTTTACCAGCTCGAACACCACGACCACGGACTGCACGGTCAAGATCCGCCTCAAGTCCCAGAGCAGTGACTGCCTCAAGAACAGCCTTGGTTGAATCGAGAGCTTCTAGCTCATCGCTTACAACTAAGGGGATGTTTGGAACGGTTTCGATCTTATGACCACGTTGTGCAACCCTATCGCGATTTGCAGTGGCTGCAATTGCCGAACGTATGGCAAGCCTGCGTTCCTTCTTGTTAATTCTCTCAATTAGCACCTTTCGTGCTTCAGGGGGATGAGCAACTCGACCACCAACTGTCCCAGGAGCAAATCCTCCTTTATTAGCAGCTGATGTACCACCACCCTTTATCCGGGGCGTCCGCGAACGACCATGACCGGTCTGCCAACTCTCGGCTGTGTTCCTCTTACCTGCCATCTCATCTACACCATGTGGTTGGTAGCGTCTTGATTGCAGAGCAAGGACTGCACGCTTGATGACATCGGGACGGAAGGGGGTCTCGAATTGCACTGGCAACTCAATTGCAGTACCCGTCTTGCCCTTTAGTGAGTAAGTCTTAGCTTTAACCATAAATCATTCCTCCCACTATTGCTTTGACGAGGTACTGATGTAACTCACAGGCATCGGTTCAGACACATGACCCTTCTTAGGTCGGATCGGAAATCTTAGTCTAATAGGCCTCTTAATCGGGCCCGGAACCGAACCTTGGACCATTACATAGTCGCCTCTGATAATTCCATAATGCACAAAGCCACCTGCAGGGGTAATTTCCTCACCACGTTCACCCATCTTGATGATTGCGTTATTATAACTAACACGTGAATGGAATCCTGTCTGTCCTGCTCGCGGTACTGAATAACGAATGTTTGTTGGGGACCATGGGCCAATACAACCCACTCCACGCTTTGTCTTTCGGGACTTGTGCTGGAGGATCCTGATACCCCACCTGCGAACTGGGCCTTGAAAGCCATGCCCTTTGGTGACAGCAATTGTGTCTACAAGCATTCCTTCTTCGAGGATGTCAGCTACACGAAGGTCGGTCCCAAGAATACTCTTTGCGTATTCAAAAGCATCCTGAACACTGGATGCCCCAACCTTATACTCTGCTACATCAGGCTTTTTCTTTGGTACCCCTGCAAGTCTTGGCTGAGTATGAAGAAGAACACGAATCTCGGATAGAGAGTCGACAATCTCTTCGAACTGCGACATCTTGGCCTCAAAGTCGTACTCCTTTGGGAGTGGCAACGTCCTTCGAAGATCATCGGACAAAGACTCGGCAAGGACTTCTGTCACGAGCTTAAGACCATAGGGAGTGGTCTTGTAGCCTCGTATCGAGAACGGACGCACTGGTGGTGTGTCAATCACCGTCAAAGGAATAACGGTCTCCTGCCCGGTAAATGGGCTGTTGGGATTGTTAATAGTAACCACTGCGTGTGTCATCCCGGCCTTGTAGCCGATGAAGCCAAGTAGTTTTGCAGCCGATCCATCATACTCTGGCCAATTCTTGATACGGGGCACGAACTTTGACGCTCGGCCGCGTGGCAGATACGCCAGACTGCCGCGTTTTGGTGCGTGTTTCTTTCTGTGTGCCATCTATAACACCACTTTTCCCGTATCGAACGGCCTATGGACTGGGCTATTCGTACTACAGTTGCCGACAACCAGAGGGTCTGCTTTTTAACATTGCCCTATTAACAAAAACGGATATCAGAAATAACCGGGACGCGCAACAAGATCACCAATGGAGGCATTCAGAAGACCGAGGCTGATCAGAATAGCCTCTTCTAATCGAACGGTCTCAGTTCCTTGCCCCGGAATCGTGTTGACCCAGAGATCAGTCTCATCCTTTAGACCAGAACCGCCATCTACGAGAATATCAGATATGCCATGATGCGGACCACCAAATAGTGCAATTAGACTATGAGATGATCGGACAAGTGAAATGAGAGTTTCCTCAATTGAACTGAAGACCACTCCCTTTTTTGAAAAAGCAACCCGAGGCCGTGTGGGAGATTCGTTGAGATAGCGGACAATATCATCAATGGCTACAACTTCGAAACCAAAATAGAAGTCTAGTGATGACCGGTCGATAATTTCGATTTTAACAGTTGGTTTAACAGATATGATACGGAATAGAGTGGGTCTCCGTTGATCCACTGATTTGTCGTAATCCACAGGCATGTCCAACCCAAGGTCAATCTTGCCGGGCTTGACTTGGACACCCCAACGGACATCGCCCACCTGAAGATCATTAATAGATACAGACAGGGGATGACTACGGGTTCTCAGAGGTGGTAACATACCTACGTACTGCATCATAGGGGATCTACCAAAGACACGCTTCCGAAGATACTGTGGTGTGTCCATATACTTCAAGAGCCGAAGTATCATGTGACGGTCATTTGGATTGTTGCCTAATCGTCCAGTGGAATACACCAGAACACGATCAACACGAAAGATTGCAAAAGCGCGAGCCATAGCTCCAATCTTTAGAGTCTTGTCACGAAGGCCTGTGCAATTCGTAAGTGAGGTATCAGGAATAGCTACTTCGAGCAAAGCATTCATCCTCGCATCTAGAGGTCTAGAGTAAACCAGAGAGTCACCTTATCGGAAGATTCCTCGATTTTCATGTCAGCATAGGTCATTGCTTTGACTTCGGTATGGACATCATGCTTATCAAAATCAATAGCCTCGCCCCATATAGTGGCATCCAGGGTCCACGGATCTCCGGACCTGATAGACCGTACTTGAAATTTAGAATAGAATTGACCGTGGATATCAATCAATGCAATCAACTGCCCAACCCATTCCACAAGCAGTTCTTGGAGATCGATTCCTTCCACATGGATATCGATCTTGTCTTTTGCATCGACTGTTGAGGTGTCAACAATAACATTGAATGATGCAAATGCAGCCTCCTCAAAAGCCTCCGCTAGTGTCGGCGCCCAGCATTCTATTGTAATATCAGCTGTATGCTCATGGAAACGGAATCCTCGCAGTTCGTTCAATGCACCGTCACCATGAAGGCATTCACTCCAAGAAGCTTAAAAGCAGTTCTCAATGGAATCATTATGACCAACATCGAGGTCAAAATGCCGAGGTAGCCAAGCCCGGACCACGGCGCTGGTCTTGAAAGATGCGTACATATTATGCATCAATAACAAGACAACCAGTGTGCAATTGCACGCGAGCGTTCAAATCGCTCCCTCGGCGCCATGTCTATCTTTTGAGATTATAATTCACGTGCAAGATACGGCCCTAGGTCGGAGTATCCCTGTGCACGATAGTACTCCTTGACACCAATCCCGCTCAATACAAGAATTCGATCCACACCCAGTTCGTCACACCCGATTCGTTCGGCCTCGCGTAAAAGGCGTTCACCAAGCCCTAGGTGCTGCCAAGCATCAGATCGACGCTCACCGATATTGACGACTGGACCATAGACGCGAAGCTCGCGAATCAAAACACAGGGGGTCGATGCCACCTCAGAACGATGCGCATCAGCACTGGGTAGCCTTAATCGAAGAAAACCAAACAAAACATCGGCGGCAGGATCTTCAAAAGAGAGAAACATCTCAGTACCACCTGCAGCCTCATAGTCACGTCTAACAAGCTGAATGTTAGTGGGATCGGCACGAGACCCTGTTCGCATCTCATAGTGACCCACTTCACGGTATCGGATCGTTGGGTTTCTCAATCCCAGACGAATCATCTCTCGATGGACCAATTCACGTAGATTCCCACGATTCAGACCAGCCTCGATCTGGTGGAGAGGGATATCCCGCTGCATGCGCTGAATACGGACGTACTCAGGCATCCTGCTCACAGCACTCGCAACAAGAGAAACAATCTGTTCATTTGTATAAGGGGTGTACTCGCCATTTACCCACCAATCGTAGAGCTTGGTATTCTTAATCACCAATGTGGGGTAGATCTTCAGCATATCAGGACGGTAATCAGCGTCGGAAAACAATTGCTCAAAGACCTCGAGATCGGATTCAGGTGTGGCACCAGGAAGACCCGGCATCATATGATAACAGATTTTGAGTCCACTATCGCGCAGTAGCTTGGTCGCCTCAATCGTTGCCTCAACACCATGACCACGTTGAACACGTTCAAGAATCTCATCAGAGAGCGT
This region of Candidatus Thorarchaeota archaeon genomic DNA includes:
- a CDS encoding 50S ribosomal protein L2, with amino-acid sequence MGRRVLVQRKGRGTTQWRNRSRTRIAPVRHPKWVPEKTYVGKIIALYHEPGRGAPLAEIKYEGESKLHYMVAPEGVQVGQTIECGMDAALANGNTLMLEHIPEGTPIFNIEGSPGDGGKFVRASGLAATIVSIDKTKAIIRLPSGRQKSFSPRCRATIGIVAGGGRPEKPFLKAGAVWHHTRPKARKWPVVRGTAMNACSHPHGGGSHQSPGRPTTVSRHAPPGRKVGNIAARRTGRKNR
- a CDS encoding 50S ribosomal protein L23, with translation MRDPNEVIIRPVVTEASLDAVDTANKLTFYVALRANKNTIKWAVETLYDVVVEKVNTLILPDGRKKAFVRLAPEYSAADVATQLGIF
- the rpl4p gene encoding 50S ribosomal protein L4, whose product is MVKAKTYSLKGKTGTAIELPVQFETPFRPDVIKRAVLALQSRRYQPHGVDEMAGKRNTAESWQTGHGRSRTPRIKGGGTSAANKGGFAPGTVGGRVAHPPEARKVLIERINKKERRLAIRSAIAATANRDRVAQRGHKIETVPNIPLVVSDELEALDSTKAVLEAVTALGLEADLDRAVRGRGVRAGKGKMRGRKMKTPKSFLIVVGEDRGIGLGARNLPGVDVVEVQSLNAELLAPGTHPGRLVVWTKSAIERLEKERLFL
- a CDS encoding 50S ribosomal protein L3 encodes the protein MAHRKKHAPKRGSLAYLPRGRASKFVPRIKNWPEYDGSAAKLLGFIGYKAGMTHAVVTINNPNSPFTGQETVIPLTVIDTPPVRPFSIRGYKTTPYGLKLVTEVLAESLSDDLRRTLPLPKEYDFEAKMSQFEEIVDSLSEIRVLLHTQPRLAGVPKKKPDVAEYKVGASSVQDAFEYAKSILGTDLRVADILEEGMLVDTIAVTKGHGFQGPVRRWGIRILQHKSRKTKRGVGCIGPWSPTNIRYSVPRAGQTGFHSRVSYNNAIIKMGERGEEITPAGGFVHYGIIRGDYVMVQGSVPGPIKRPIRLRFPIRPKKGHVSEPMPVSYISTSSKQ
- a CDS encoding archease; its protein translation is MNELRGFRFHEHTADITIECWAPTLAEAFEEAAFASFNVIVDTSTVDAKDKIDIHVEGIDLQELLVEWVGQLIALIDIHGQFYSKFQVRSIRSGDPWTLDATIWGEAIDFDKHDVHTEVKAMTYADMKIEESSDKVTLWFTLDL
- a CDS encoding tRNA uridine(34) 5-carboxymethylaminomethyl modification radical SAM/GNAT enzyme Elp3; this translates as MTSDDEEYELNRAIIQALLNSVEPLTKQTINQIKNKVCGRFHRARIPTNADVLEYAVPEEAEILRPLLRTRPVRTVSGVAVIAVMTKPVPCPHGKCAYCPGGPDLGVPQSYTGYEPAAMRGIQNAFDPYDQVTSRLNQLRTIGHSVQKVELIVMGGDWCSKDLEYRREFVKGCLDAMNGTVSSDLEVAKRLNETASVRNIGTTFETRPDWISTSSIDEMLEMGATRVEIGVQTLSDEILERVQRGHGVEATIEATKLLRDSGLKICYHMMPGLPGATPESDLEVFEQLFSDADYRPDMLKIYPTLVIKNTKLYDWWVNGEYTPYTNEQIVSLVASAVSRMPEYVRIQRMQRDIPLHQIEAGLNRGNLRELVHREMIRLGLRNPTIRYREVGHYEMRTGSRADPTNIQLVRRDYEAAGGTEMFLSFEDPAADVLFGFLRLRLPSADAHRSEVASTPCVLIRELRVYGPVVNIGERRSDAWQHLGLGERLLREAERIGCDELGVDRILVLSGIGVKEYYRAQGYSDLGPYLAREL